In a genomic window of Pelotomaculum thermopropionicum SI:
- a CDS encoding membrane signaling protein (containing NtrB (COG3852), signal transduction histidine kinase) — MGLEKETQRKSELYEYLTTTHMLCIFILILDMILSKNVFKSIYPAINFRLFVLINLIGFGVVFLYNTKNQLDRQNPKLHTCIDMAYVTLPLFMAIINFYIFKTSLYYAKTILFLPVLIASSVKGKDTGLTMSTVCAAILVFYKVAGERRPFLQALESELVFISMLYVVGWFTGGLTDIESQHRKQLNANLQDLREEVARREQAEEQLRKLSSALEQSPSIVVIADTGGRIEYVNQKYTQVTGYLPEETIGGNLFAAQECQHPEIHALWSAVNSGREWRGELLSQKKNGEFYWEYALISPFRNSDGVITHLLKVAEDVTGRKQMEKEMARLEQLNLIGEMAAGIGHEIRNPMTTVRGFLQLLCGKKEFSKYREYFSLMIDELDRANSIITEYLSMAKNKPVDKKMQSLNQLLSAMAPLIEADAIKNNNYIKMELSDIPDLLLDEKEIRQLVLNLVRNGLEAMPPGQNLIIKTYMEDNEVILSVKDQGHGIEPGVLEKIGTPFFTTKDNGTGLGLAVCYSIAARHNASIKVETSPKGTTFYIKFKVPA, encoded by the coding sequence GTGGGTTTAGAAAAGGAAACTCAAAGAAAAAGCGAATTATACGAGTACTTAACAACAACCCATATGCTATGCATTTTCATTCTGATATTGGATATGATATTGAGCAAAAATGTATTCAAAAGTATATATCCCGCAATTAACTTTCGCCTTTTTGTATTAATAAATTTGATAGGTTTTGGCGTTGTCTTCCTGTATAACACCAAAAACCAGTTGGATCGACAGAACCCCAAGCTGCACACCTGTATAGACATGGCTTATGTAACTTTGCCACTGTTTATGGCAATAATAAATTTTTATATCTTTAAAACCAGCCTCTATTACGCTAAAACAATTCTTTTCTTGCCCGTTTTAATTGCGTCCTCGGTCAAGGGAAAAGATACCGGCCTGACCATGTCTACTGTCTGTGCTGCAATTCTGGTATTCTACAAAGTTGCCGGGGAAAGAAGGCCCTTTCTGCAGGCCCTGGAGTCAGAACTGGTTTTCATCAGCATGTTATACGTCGTGGGCTGGTTCACCGGCGGGCTGACAGATATTGAAAGCCAGCACCGCAAACAGCTTAACGCCAATTTACAGGACCTGCGGGAAGAAGTGGCCAGGCGGGAGCAGGCCGAGGAACAGCTCAGAAAGCTGTCCAGCGCGCTCGAGCAAAGCCCCAGCATTGTTGTCATTGCCGACACCGGCGGCAGGATTGAGTACGTAAACCAGAAGTATACCCAGGTTACCGGTTACCTGCCCGAAGAAACAATCGGGGGAAATCTTTTTGCCGCTCAGGAATGCCAGCACCCCGAAATACACGCATTATGGAGTGCCGTCAATTCCGGCAGGGAATGGCGGGGAGAACTTCTCAGCCAGAAAAAAAACGGTGAATTTTACTGGGAATATGCCCTGATTTCACCTTTTAGAAACAGTGACGGAGTCATCACCCACCTGCTCAAAGTGGCTGAAGACGTAACCGGACGCAAGCAGATGGAAAAAGAAATGGCCCGCCTGGAACAGTTGAACCTGATCGGTGAAATGGCGGCCGGCATCGGCCACGAAATAAGGAACCCGATGACCACGGTACGCGGCTTTTTGCAGTTGCTTTGCGGCAAAAAGGAGTTCAGCAAGTACAGGGAATATTTCAGCCTGATGATAGACGAGCTGGACAGGGCAAATTCAATAATTACGGAATACCTGTCCATGGCCAAAAACAAACCGGTAGATAAAAAAATGCAAAGCCTAAACCAGCTTCTGAGCGCCATGGCGCCTTTAATTGAAGCAGACGCAATTAAAAACAATAATTACATCAAAATGGAGCTTTCGGATATTCCGGACCTGCTCCTGGATGAAAAAGAAATCCGCCAGCTCGTTCTAAACCTTGTCCGCAACGGGCTGGAAGCAATGCCTCCTGGTCAAAATCTTATAATAAAAACATATATGGAGGATAATGAAGTAATTTTATCGGTCAAAGATCAGGGCCACGGAATAGAACCCGGCGTGCTTGAAAAAATAGGCACTCCTTTTTTCACCACCAAGGACAACGGCACCGGTCTGGGGCTGGCGGTTTGTTACAGCATAGCTGCCCGCCACAACGCCTCGATTAAAGTGGAAACTTCCCCGAAGGGAACTACTTTTTACATCAAATTCAAAGTTCCGGCTTAA
- a CDS encoding hypothetical membrane protein — protein MSYLPFSRRWAGYLAAAAGLPPGKEAVLAYAVEVLAINLINVLLALALGLLLGVLPGTAACLVAAALFRHTAGGAHSSSPWRCGAITVSVFPLMTLAAASLPPLKEPFDDILPAAALLAGFTAIIRLAPVDCPAAPVVSPFRRKKLKSLSLAVLTILAVILVLLRRSNWTAARQVRFGLVFSIFWVSFMLTGPGHRLISLIDGIKNKK, from the coding sequence ATGAGCTATCTTCCCTTCAGCAGGCGCTGGGCTGGTTATCTGGCCGCCGCCGCCGGCCTTCCCCCGGGCAAAGAAGCCGTTCTGGCTTATGCCGTTGAAGTGCTGGCAATAAATTTAATCAACGTCCTCCTTGCCCTTGCCCTTGGCCTGCTGCTGGGCGTCCTGCCGGGCACGGCCGCCTGCCTGGTTGCGGCTGCTTTATTTAGGCACACCGCCGGAGGGGCCCACTCCAGCTCGCCCTGGCGCTGCGGGGCAATTACCGTCTCCGTATTCCCTTTAATGACCCTGGCGGCAGCCTCCCTCCCGCCGTTAAAAGAGCCGTTTGACGATATTCTGCCGGCCGCGGCCCTTTTAGCCGGATTTACGGCAATTATCCGCCTGGCGCCCGTAGACTGCCCTGCCGCGCCGGTCGTATCGCCTTTCAGGCGGAAAAAGCTGAAATCCCTTTCCCTGGCCGTCCTAACGATCCTGGCCGTTATACTGGTCTTGTTGCGCCGGAGCAACTGGACCGCCGCCCGGCAGGTCCGGTTCGGCCTGGTTTTCAGCATTTTTTGGGTCAGCTTTATGCTTACTGGACCAGGGCACCGGTTAATCTCGTTAATAGACGGGATAAAAAATAAAAAATAA
- a CDS encoding hypothetical signaling protein (containing predicted kinase (COG4639) and calcineurin-like phosphoesterase domain): MKKISLPGTTLLVLCGPPGCGKSTFALRYFKDTMIVSSDRCRALVSDYEENMAASREAFRLFHYTIERRLSLGRFTVADSTAIARQARRELLRIGRKYGFNVTLLVFNIPLDVCLERNTGRERRVIRPVIIKASKKLRHIIDGAFSEGFDDVYVVTDEDLNDPFFKIEILRHVLTLPGPFDIIGDVHGCYGELVLLLARLGYRRQFNYHAHPSGRKVVFLGDIAGPGPRSIDSFWLAKAMVDSGNAFYVPGDYCRRLCRYLAGKEGGNRQGLEKILDEVEALPEDKRSYFREEFLRLIRNAPPYLILDRGRLVVSHAGIRADMTGKVTEQVENFCLFGETRGETTEQGLPAIPHWVGEYRGEALVVCGHNPVSKAGFINNTISLDRGCAIGGSLTALRYPEREIVQVPSLTACSRAELRMDLY, translated from the coding sequence ATGAAAAAAATCTCCTTGCCGGGAACGACGCTGCTGGTTTTATGCGGCCCGCCGGGATGCGGCAAGTCCACCTTTGCTTTGCGGTATTTCAAGGATACAATGATAGTCTCTTCCGACCGTTGCCGCGCCCTGGTGAGCGATTATGAAGAAAATATGGCGGCTTCCAGGGAAGCATTCAGGCTTTTTCACTACACGATCGAGCGCCGCCTGTCCCTTGGCCGCTTTACGGTAGCCGATTCCACCGCCATTGCCAGACAGGCCCGCCGCGAACTGCTCCGCATCGGCAGAAAATACGGCTTTAATGTTACCCTCCTGGTTTTCAATATCCCCCTGGATGTATGCCTTGAGCGTAACACCGGGCGGGAGCGCCGGGTAATCAGGCCGGTTATAATCAAGGCCAGTAAAAAGCTCCGGCACATTATCGATGGTGCTTTCAGTGAGGGCTTTGATGATGTTTATGTCGTTACAGATGAAGACCTGAATGACCCCTTCTTCAAAATAGAAATCTTAAGGCACGTGTTAACCTTGCCGGGGCCGTTTGACATCATCGGGGATGTTCACGGCTGTTACGGTGAACTGGTCTTGCTCCTGGCCAGGTTGGGCTACCGCAGGCAGTTCAACTACCATGCCCATCCGTCTGGCAGAAAGGTTGTGTTTCTGGGTGACATTGCCGGCCCGGGGCCGCGCAGCATTGACAGTTTCTGGCTGGCAAAAGCAATGGTAGACTCGGGAAACGCCTTCTACGTTCCCGGCGACTACTGCCGGAGGCTCTGCCGTTACCTGGCGGGGAAAGAAGGCGGGAACAGGCAGGGACTGGAAAAGATACTGGACGAGGTGGAAGCACTGCCTGAAGACAAAAGGTCGTATTTCAGGGAGGAATTTCTCCGGCTTATCCGCAACGCCCCGCCATACCTGATTCTGGACAGGGGGAGGCTGGTAGTTTCCCACGCCGGGATCCGGGCGGACATGACCGGAAAGGTTACGGAGCAGGTAGAAAACTTTTGCCTCTTCGGGGAAACCAGGGGGGAAACAACTGAACAAGGACTTCCGGCCATTCCGCACTGGGTTGGAGAATACAGGGGAGAGGCGCTGGTTGTATGCGGCCATAATCCTGTTTCAAAGGCAGGGTTTATAAACAATACCATAAGCCTTGACCGGGGCTGTGCAATAGGAGGAAGCCTTACGGCGCTGCGCTACCCGGAAAGGGAGATTGTACAGGTTCCTTCGCTGACAGCTTGTAGCAGGGCGGAATTGCGGATGGATTTGTATTGA
- the RocR gene encoding transcriptional regulator (containing PAS, AAA-type ATPase, and DNA-binding domains): MIIDNAIPASNDSSEPFFIPVRNMGILEARRFASELEQVLEASHDGIFITDGQGVILRVNSAWERICGISRDFVVGKNAQEMVDKGFWSESAAICALKAKKEVTIMLKMTKGEKVGQKIMATGIPVMDDEGNIKRVVVNVRDITEIVNLRDQLEETQQLNEKYAAELEQMRIQHVQYDNIVASSPKTKRVLDMAAQVAKVDSTVLITGESGVGKEIVANVIHCLSHRSKGPLIKINCGAIPENLLESELFGYEPGAFTGARKQGKPGMFELAEKGTLFLDEVGELSLNLQVKLLRVLQDHEVLRVGGLKPIPVDVRIVAATNKDLMEMVRKEKFRDDLYYRLNVVSIEIPPLRERREDIPLLALHFLEKINKKYGFNKRFAPDVIDRLSAYPWPGNIRELENVIERVMVMTKSDEIRTIHLPGNIKNLSSLQNDIMFSEIMPLKKAVEHVEKHLIEQALKKYGSTRKVARALKVNQSTIVRKIKKYKLSAGQELDVFDSYYDEKLRI; the protein is encoded by the coding sequence TTGATTATTGACAACGCAATACCCGCCTCGAACGACAGTTCTGAGCCTTTTTTCATACCTGTCAGAAATATGGGAATTCTGGAAGCGCGCCGCTTTGCCAGCGAACTTGAACAGGTTCTTGAGGCCTCCCACGACGGCATATTTATTACGGACGGCCAGGGCGTTATTTTGAGGGTTAACAGCGCCTGGGAGCGCATTTGCGGAATTTCAAGGGATTTTGTTGTCGGTAAAAACGCCCAGGAAATGGTAGATAAGGGGTTCTGGTCAGAGTCGGCCGCCATCTGTGCCCTTAAGGCTAAAAAAGAAGTTACGATAATGTTGAAAATGACAAAGGGGGAAAAGGTAGGGCAAAAGATTATGGCAACCGGCATACCGGTTATGGACGACGAGGGCAACATCAAAAGAGTGGTCGTTAACGTAAGGGACATCACGGAAATAGTAAATCTCAGGGATCAACTGGAGGAAACGCAGCAGCTTAACGAAAAATACGCTGCCGAACTGGAGCAGATGCGCATTCAGCATGTGCAGTACGACAATATCGTTGCCAGTAGCCCTAAAACCAAGCGGGTGCTCGATATGGCGGCGCAGGTTGCCAAGGTTGACTCAACCGTTTTGATTACCGGCGAGTCCGGGGTCGGCAAGGAAATAGTTGCCAATGTGATTCACTGCTTGAGCCACCGTTCCAAAGGGCCTTTAATTAAGATAAACTGCGGCGCCATTCCGGAGAACCTGCTGGAGTCCGAACTGTTCGGATACGAGCCGGGGGCCTTTACGGGGGCCAGAAAGCAGGGGAAGCCGGGCATGTTTGAGCTGGCAGAAAAAGGAACCCTTTTTCTGGATGAAGTGGGGGAACTTTCCCTGAATCTTCAGGTAAAGCTGCTCAGGGTCCTGCAGGACCACGAAGTGCTCCGGGTGGGCGGGCTGAAGCCCATTCCCGTAGACGTCCGGATTGTAGCGGCAACGAATAAAGATCTGATGGAAATGGTCAGGAAAGAGAAGTTCAGGGACGACCTCTACTACCGGCTTAACGTGGTTTCGATAGAAATTCCGCCTTTAAGGGAGCGAAGGGAGGACATACCGCTGCTGGCCTTGCACTTTTTGGAGAAAATCAATAAAAAGTACGGGTTTAACAAGCGCTTTGCCCCTGACGTTATCGACAGGCTTTCAGCCTATCCGTGGCCGGGCAACATCAGGGAACTGGAAAACGTGATCGAGCGGGTGATGGTTATGACAAAATCAGACGAAATCAGGACCATCCACCTGCCCGGCAACATCAAAAACCTTTCCTCCCTGCAAAACGACATAATGTTCTCGGAGATAATGCCGCTGAAAAAGGCGGTTGAGCATGTGGAAAAGCATCTGATCGAACAGGCGCTGAAGAAATACGGGAGCACCAGAAAGGTAGCCAGGGCTTTAAAGGTCAATCAGTCGACCATAGTGCGCAAGATAAAAAAATACAAGCTCTCTGCCGGTCAGGAACTGGATGTGTTTGATTCTTATTATGACGAAAAACTGCGGATTTAA
- a CDS encoding hypothetical membrane protein — MVKALLFLLQGIPEMMGILAFSLAFAGVPLRWGVIAAVGTVLAVIIYIIRSLPLAFGLHTAAALLLVTIIIAKTTCVPPSKSFISVFASFSILVTLELIIHEFFFFLTKQDPQAVISNYLLWKLIGLPQAFLMIILALLIARLKTPVEGAWKI, encoded by the coding sequence ATGGTTAAAGCTCTCTTGTTTTTATTACAGGGCATTCCCGAAATGATGGGGATTTTGGCCTTCAGCCTGGCATTTGCCGGCGTCCCCCTCCGCTGGGGGGTTATAGCGGCCGTCGGAACGGTGCTGGCCGTAATTATTTATATAATCAGATCCCTCCCCCTGGCCTTTGGCCTTCATACAGCAGCAGCCCTACTCCTGGTAACCATTATTATCGCCAAAACAACCTGTGTTCCACCGAGCAAAAGTTTTATTTCAGTTTTTGCCAGTTTCTCCATCTTAGTAACACTAGAACTGATTATCCACGAATTTTTCTTTTTCCTAACCAAACAGGACCCCCAGGCCGTCATTTCAAACTATCTCTTGTGGAAGCTGATCGGACTGCCCCAGGCTTTTCTAATGATTATCCTGGCCCTCTTGATTGCCAGGCTTAAAACGCCCGTTGAAGGTGCGTGGAAAATATGA